The proteins below are encoded in one region of Oncorhynchus gorbuscha isolate QuinsamMale2020 ecotype Even-year linkage group LG01, OgorEven_v1.0, whole genome shotgun sequence:
- the LOC124042698 gene encoding LOW QUALITY PROTEIN: cordon-bleu protein-like 1 (The sequence of the model RefSeq protein was modified relative to this genomic sequence to represent the inferred CDS: deleted 2 bases in 2 codons): MKVDSCSEGQGHSCPRDLVKPMPLDMEENGSQGTRRRLSGSRVSTKSKAPSPPVSVKGLEGAGLSQRHSVSGYPLMTMDQKENLLERDLTLVVVLPGGVEKTATVHGSKPMMDLLVMLCAKYHLNPSGHTIELVTTNRNHIKFKPNALIGALEAEKVLLKPKGMEEKSKKPGPHLPEATVRLVINYKKTQKTILRVSPRVPLEDLLPSICEKCEFDRRSTLLLRDAQSEDPLDLTCSLNDFAIREVYARDTKAMYSTDIPASPTTPTRQGHLDTIPPSKDKIQKEKENKGLFSLFRRSKKKPEQGITASAPASPVFPSRPRPLSMSSLSAHSSTFNCSTMPSDMSKKRRAPLPPMLVSQSPPSNLSHRQRSISASEPETQTDGDQMTTGLSRRTESSLKRTKRKAPPPPASPGVVVQDETLLDRGGQPTTLEEIVEQEETTASVILDSMSDVQEDDSSLNLSTADISVDSERTEGLSPSPDAPHAEMETSPLSESECPAGEDQSCDLSSDGKLVHSMVNNAECTVPMLSVGMDASETEGAESPPCQAEEISDQTGLPCEDSTTQDRAKGECSTESSPTISPPAAQPVTQSTGTQASDQLDTDPSCDEPPAATSTPCLPAKASTSGAVVQKRDMSTSTEKLLTTEPITPALSPSSAARQDQTSTQSAPAPPKPSNELTRDYIPKVGMTTYTIVPQKTLEKLRYFEVELTLESPYVALEKEVDIGSLELKEAEQLQVRTQQTELPSTVPREDYQSQQVHSTTTSVSTVNGNLIESIHSPLNTDDNNYCKDDKIPSPASGGDQAGSIAEVKEMRIPPATKPKPGSFRLPQHKRTPGFYVTSAAVKRLSASPDAGQREAPGSVVAAAGQALQPVGGSFPPSSSSGAVGRGDIRGREIVEVELSPKEEESRSVPPPRPSPVRAPPSPGLSLEKLRSFTAPKPYSPTTPSRFAQAVSSAVKRSQSLSTGSTSPSPCSPPFYPITSSFFVKDPKGTDGDKEPDVLPSSLSVPEPRKEE, encoded by the exons AGTGTCAACCAAAAGCAAGGCACCCTCTCCCCCAGTATCAGTGAAGGGCCTGGAAGGTGCAGGCCTCTCCCAGAGACACTCTGTATCAGGATATCCTCTGATGACCATGGACCAGAAGGAGAACCTACTTGAACGGGACCTGACTCTGGTTGTGGTTCTACCAGGTGGAGTGGAGAAGACGGCCACTGTCCATGGCAG caAGCCTATGATGGATTTGTTAGTCATGCTTTGTGCCAAGTACCACCTGAACCCATCAGGCCACACTATAGAGCTCGTCACCACCAACAGAAACCACATCAAGTTCAAACCCAACGCTTTGATCGGGGCCCTAGAGGCAGAGAAGGTTTTGCTCAAGCCCAAAGGAATGGAGGAAAAGAGTAAGAAGCCTGGCCCTCATTTGCCTGAG GCAACTGTCCGTCTGGTAATAAACTATAAAAAGACCCAGAAGACTATACTAAGAGTCAGCCCTCGAGTCCCCCTTGAAGACCTCTTACCATCTATTTGTGAGAAATGTGAATTTGACCGACGGAGCACACTTTTATTGAGAGATGCCCAATCTGAGGATCCTTTGGATTTGACCTGTTCTCTCAATGATTTTGCAATAAGGGAGGTTTATGCAAGGGACACAAAAG CTATGTACTCAACAGATATACCTGCCTCACCTACTACACCAACTCGCCAAGGTCATCTAG ATACCATTCCACCCAGCAAAGATAAAATCCAGAAGGAGAAAGAAAACAAGGGATTGTTCAGTCTATTCAGGAGAAGTAAGAAGAAACCTGAGCAG GGAATTACTGCCAGTGCCCCGGCGTCCCCAGTCTTCCCTAGCAGGCCTCGACCTCTCAGCATGAGCTCACTCAGTGCCCACTCCTCCACATTCAACTGCAGCACCATGCCTTCTGACATGTCAAAGAAGAGACGGGCCCCTCTGCCACCAATGCTGGTGTCCCAGAGCCCCCCCTCTAACCTCAGCCATCGCCAGAGGTCCATCTCCGCCTCGGAGCCCGAAACCCAAACGGATGGTGACCAG ATGACGACTGGTCTGAGTCGCAGAACAGAGTCTTCACTGAAGAGGACAAAGCGCAAGGCTCCTCCACCCCCCGCATCTCCTGGAGTGGTTGTCCAAGATGAAACTTTGCTAGATAGAG GTGGCCAACCTACTACACTGGAAGAGATCGTGGAGCAGGAGGAGACCACTGCCTCTGTGATCCTAGACTCTATGAGTGATGTCCAGGAGGACGACAGCAGCCTTAACCTGTCAACAGCAGACATCTCCGTGGACTCTGAGAGAACCGAGGGTCTCTCTCCATCCCCGGACGCCCCACATGCTGAGATGGAGACCTCCCCACTGTCTGAGAGCGAGTGCCCAGCGGGGGAAGATCAGTCTTGTGATCTGTCCTCAGATGGCAA ACTAGTCCACAGCATGGTGAACAACGCTGAGTGCACGGTTCCCATGCTGAGTGTGGGGATGGACGCATCTGAAACAGAAGGTGCTG AAAGCCCTCCATGCCAAGCAGAGGAAATAAGTGACCAGACAGGTTTGCCATGTGAAGATTCCACAACACAAGATAGGGCCAAAGGTGAATGTAGTACTGAGAGCTCTCCTACTATCAGCCCACCAGCAGCCCAGCCAGTGACACAGAGCACAGGAACACAGGCCTCCGATCAACTGGACACTGACCCCTCCTGTGATGAACCACCAGCGGCCACCAGcaccccctgtctccctgccaaAGCCTCTACCTCTGGAGCGGTGGTCCAGAAGAGGGACATGTCCACATCCACAGAGAAGCTGCTGACCACTGAACCCATCACACCTGCCTTATCTCCTTCCTCAGCAGCCCGTCAGGACCAAACATCCACTCAAAGTGCCCCGGCACCACCGAAGCCATCCAATGAGCTGACCAGGGACTACATCCCCAAGGTGGGGATGACTACGTACACTATCGTGCCTCAGAAGACTCTGGAGAAACTGAGATACTTTGAGGTAGAGCTAACGTTGGAGTCCCCTTATGTGGCTCTAGAGAAGGAAGTAGATATTGGTTCACTTGAACTCAAAGAGGCTGAGCAGCTACAGGTCAGAACACAACAGACAGAGCTGCCGTCTACTGTACCTCGGGAAGACTATCAGTCTCAGCAAGTCCACAGCACTACTACTAGTGTGAGCACTGTAAATGGCAACCTGATCGAGTCTATTCACTCCCCCCTCAACACCGACGACAATAATTATTGCAAG GATGACAAGATTCCATCCCCTGCTAGTGGTGGAGACCAAGCAGGCTCCATAGCAGAGGTCAAGGAGATGAGAATTCCACCCGCAACTAAACCCAAGCCTGGCTCTTTCCGCTTGCCACAGCACAAAAGAACACCTGGGTTTTACgttacctcggctgcagtgaaacGTTTGAGTGCCAGTCCTGACGCTGGCCAGAGGGAGGCTCCAGGCAGTGTAGTGGCAGCAGCAGGGCAGGCCCTGCAGCCAGTAGGGGGCAgcttccccccctcctcctcctccggtgCAGTGGGACGAGGAGACATCAGAGGGCG TGAGATCGTTGAGGTGGAGCTGAGTCCaaaggaggaagagagcagaAGTGTGCCCCCTCCACGGCCCAGTCCCGTCAGGGCGCCCCCATCCCCAGGACTGAGCCTGGAGAAATTGAGGAGTTTTACTGCTCCCAAACCCTACTCTCCTACTACCCCATCCCGCTTTGCCCAAGCTGTATCTTCGGCAGTCAAAAGGTCCCAGTCCTTATCCACTGGGTCCACCTCACCATCTCCTTGCTCGCCACCATTCTACCCAATCACAAGCAGCTTTTTTGTTAAAGATCCTAAAGGAACAGATGGGGATAAG